Proteins encoded by one window of Aspergillus chevalieri M1 DNA, chromosome 6, nearly complete sequence:
- a CDS encoding succinate dehydrogenase cytochrome b560 subunit (COG:C;~EggNog:ENOG410PNR7;~InterPro:IPR018495,IPR014314,IPR034804,IPR000701;~PFAM:PF01127;~TransMembrane:3 (i89-108o120-145i166-187o);~go_component: GO:0016020 - membrane [Evidence IEA];~go_component: GO:0045281 - succinate dehydrogenase complex [Evidence IEA];~go_function: GO:0000104 - succinate dehydrogenase activity [Evidence IEA];~go_function: GO:0009055 - electron transfer activity [Evidence IEA];~go_function: GO:0016627 - oxidoreductase activity, acting on the CH-CH group of donors [Evidence IEA];~go_process: GO:0006099 - tricarboxylic acid cycle [Evidence IEA]), with the protein MFSQKLAQQSLRRLAVQQPYAMRWSMTNAASPAAVALGNNVQKRQAATSSNTSDPTQILAQQRKNRPVSPHLSIYRPQITWIGSSAHRVTGLILSGGLYLYSTAYLAAPVLGWHLETASVAAAFGALPLVAKVGLKSLMAFPFVYHCMNGVRHLVWDLGRGITNKQVIKSGWTVVGLSALSTLVLAFL; encoded by the exons ATGTTCTCTCAGAAGCTCGCTCAGCAGTCGTTGCGACGGC TTGCCGTCCAGCAGCCCTACGCTATGCGCTGGTCCATGACCAACGCTGCCTCCCCTGCCGCTGTTGCTCTCGGAAACAATGTGCAAAAGAG ACAAGCGGCCACCTCCTCCAACACCTCTGATCCGACTCAGATCCTCGCCCAGCAGCGCAAGAATCGCCCGGTCTCTCCTCACCTTTCCATCTACCGTCCCCAGATCACCTGGATCGGCAGTAGCGCTCACCGTGTCACCGGTCTCATCCTCTCCGGCGGCCTGTACCTCTACTCGACTGCATACCTCGCCGCTCCCGTGCTGGGCTGGCACCTCGAAACCGCCTCCGTGGCCGCTGCCTTCGGAGCCCTTCCTCTCGTCGCCAAGGTCGGCCTCAAGAGTTTGATGGCCTTCCCCTTCGTCTACCACTGCATGAACGGTGTCCGCCACTTGGTTTGGGATCTTGGTCGTGGAATCACCAATAAGCAGGTCATCAAGTCTGGCTGGACAGTCGTGGGCTTGAGTGCCCTGAGTACTCTTGTCCTTGCCTTTCTGTGA
- a CDS encoding NAD(P)H-dependent flavin oxidoreductase (COG:S;~EggNog:ENOG410PHSS;~InterPro:IPR004136,IPR013785;~PFAM:PF03060,PF00478;~go_function: GO:0003824 - catalytic activity [Evidence IEA];~go_function: GO:0018580 - nitronate monooxygenase activity [Evidence IEA];~go_process: GO:0055114 - oxidation-reduction process [Evidence IEA]) translates to MPFNTALTRKLGITVPVVQGGMQWVGYAELAAAVSNAGGLGILTALTQPTPEDLRKEIHRCRSMTKYPFGVNITLLPALVPPDYGAYAQVIIDEGIKIVETAGNNPGPVIEKLKKANTTILHKCTTVRHAKSAVKLGVDFLSIDGFECAGHVGESDITNFILLSRARQELKVPFIASGGFADGQGLAAALALGAEGINMGTRFMCTVESPIHHNVKETIVNSQETDTALVLRRWRNTSRLFSNKVSREALKAEQESKTGEFSDVAPFVSGKRGREVFLNGDVDFGVWTAGQVMGLIHDIPTCSDLLKRIEKEAVDAMNRTRSLYSDAPQSKL, encoded by the exons ATGCCTTTTAACACAGCCTTGACGCGGAAACTGGGCATCACCG TCCCTGTCGTCCAGGGTGGTATGCAATGGGTTGGATATGCAGAGCTCGCCGCAGCAGTCAGCAACGCTGGCGGACTAGGAATT CTCACAGCCCTCACCCAACCCACTCCTGAAGACCTCCGCAAAGAGATCCACAGATGCCGCTCCATGACAAAATACCCCTTTGGCGTGAACATCACCCTCCTGCCCGCCCTCGTGCCTCCAGACTACGGCGCCTACGCACAAGTCATCATCGACGAGGGCATCAAGATCGTCGAGACCGCCGGCAACAACCCAGGCCCCGTCATCGAGAAGCTCAAGAAAGCCAACACAACCATCCTGCACAAGTGCACGACCGTTCGACACGCCAAGTCGGCAGTGAAACTGGGCGTGGACTTCCTGTCAATCGACGGCTTCGAATGCGCAGGCCATGTCGGCGAGAGTGACATCACGAACTTCATCTTGCTTAGTCGCGCGCGGCAGGAGCTTAAGGTTCCGTTCATCGCATCGGGTGGGTTTGCTGATGGACAGGGGCTGGCAGCGGCGTTGGCGCTAGGCGCGGAGGGTATTAACATGGGGACTCGGTTCATGTGTACTGTCGAATCCCCGATTCACCACAACGTCAAGGAGACGATTGTGAATTCCCAAGAGACTGATACCGCGCTGGTGCTGCGTCGCTGGAGGAACACTAGCCGGCTGTTTAGCAACAAGGTGTCGCGGGAAGCGTTGAAGGCCGAGCAGGAGAGCAAGACCGGGGAATTCAGCGACGTCGCTCCGTTTGTGAGTGGTAAGAGAGGACGCGAGGTGTTTTTGAACGGTGATGTGGATTTTGGT GTGTGGACTGCTGGTCAAGTCATGGGCTTGATTCATGATATCCCGACTTGCAGCGACTTGCTTAAGCGTATCGAGAAGGAGGCTGTGGATGCTATGAACCGGACCCGGTCATTGTACAGCGATGCGCCGCAGAGCAAGCTGTAA
- the SSC1 gene encoding cation:proton antiporter (COG:P;~EggNog:ENOG410PMVB;~InterPro:IPR006153,IPR038770;~PFAM:PF00999;~TransMembrane:11 (o12-29i36-55o67-88i100-123o129-150i162-184o204-223i244-272o320-341i348-368o450-475i);~go_component: GO:0016021 - integral component of membrane [Evidence IEA];~go_function: GO:0015299 - solute:proton antiporter activity [Evidence IEA];~go_process: GO:0006812 - cation transport [Evidence IEA];~go_process: GO:0055085 - transmembrane transport [Evidence IEA]), whose protein sequence is MAGGFLPYHEPSIVEILVIISFFFILCLAEWLSAKVIRAGIIGNIAVGIIYGVPLADILEVNWQKTFLALGYIGLILIIFEGGLAARLDLLKKNLVLSNMAAATGVCFPIGLSYLLLYLGYGYGAVETFIIGAALSATSLGTTFAVISSASGTIDLGQTRVGSVLVSAAVIDDVSGLVMSSVIGDLSKLSGDGDVNLGWLIGRPIVASIAMTIVTPIVTKYFFAPVFRKYIEYHFARYDHISNIVLMVLVLCAFISIAAYTGTSILFGAFLAGTFLTYLPSKHPDGPFIVTSREEGEREADKSPTFVHTFEAYLMGVQEYLMAPLFFASIGFAIPFVQLWTGKRIWRGVLYTLLMAFAKLIVGIWVPLWEVLTHFFTKEKKLEPQPSRWAKETEDTEHGTSPTTENTHKSHATWLSALLLGSAMVARGEIGLLIIEIGYNSTSYVSEEGFITGVWAILLNTIIGPITVGVLVKLYGKHIGEGRWGLQDPVTYGQRE, encoded by the exons ATGGCTGGCGGATTTCTTCCTTACCACGAGCCTAGCA TCGTGGAAATCCTGGTTATCATttcattcttcttcatcctctgctTGGCAGAATGGCTTTCTGCCAAAGTCATCCGAGCCGGGATCATTGGCAATATTGCGGTGGGCATTATCTACGGTGTGCCACTGGCTGATATCCTGGAGGTGAATTGGCAAAAGACCTTCCTGGCGCTGGGATATATCGGGCTGATCCTGATTATCTTCGAAG GTGGTCTCGCCGCTCGCCTAGATCTTCTCAAAAAGAATCTCGTGTTGAGTAATATGGCTGCTGCGACCGGTGTTTGTTTTCCGATCGGGCTTTCGTATCTGCTGTTGTATCTgggatatggatatggcgCCGTCGAAACATTCATCATTGGCGCTGCGCTGTCGGCTACCTCTTTGG GCACGACGTTCGCCGTCATCTCATCGGCCTCCGGGACAATCGATCTTGGCCAGACTCGAGTTGGCTCAGTGCTCGTGAGTGCGGCAGTCATTGATGATGTCTCCGGACTTGTCATGTCTAG TGTCATCGGTGATCTGAGCAAGCTCTCAGGGGATGGAGATGTCAATCTCGGCTGGCTAATCGGACGTCCCATCGTAGCCTCTATCGCCATGACGATAGTCACGCCCATTGTCACAAAGTACTTCTTCGCGCCTGTCTTCCGGAAATACATCGAGTACCACTTTGCGCGGTACGACCACATCTCCAACATCGTCCTGATGGTCCTGGTCTTGTGTGCGTTTATCAGCATTGCCGCGTACACAGGGACTTCGATTCTGTTCGGTGCTTTCTTGGCCGGCACATTCCTCACCTATCTTCCCAGCAAGCATCCTGATGGACCGTTCATTGTGACGAGCCGGGAAGAGGGCGAGAGAGAAGCGGATAAGAGCCCGACTTTTGTGCATACATTTGAGGCCTATCTGATGGGCGTGCAGGAGTATCTGATGGCGCCTCTTTTCTTTGCGAGCATTGGCTTCGCGATTCCTTTTGTACAGCTTTGGACGGGGAAGCGCATCTGGAGAGGAGTTCTATATACACTTCTTATGGCGTTTGCGAAG CTCATCGTTGGAATCTGGGTCCCACTATGGGAGGTGCTCACACACTTCTTCAccaaggagaagaagttAGAACCACAACCATCTCGCTGGGCCAAAGAAACCGAAGACACAGAGCACGGCACTTCGCCTACAACCGAGAACACCCACAAGTCCCACGCAACCTGGCTCTCAGCTCTACTCCTGGGCTCTGCGATGGTAGCCCGTGGCGAAATCGGCCTCTTGATCATCGAGATCGGATACAATTCGACCTCGTATGTCAGCGAGGAGGGCTTTATCACGGGTGTATGGGCGATTCTTCTTAATACGATTATCGGTCCTATTACTGTTGGCGTGCTGGTTAAGCTCTATGGAAAGCATATTGGAGAGGGCAGATGGGGGCTGCAGGATCCGGTGACGTATGGGCAGAGGGAATGA
- a CDS encoding mitochondrial 54S ribosomal protein mL57 (COG:S;~EggNog:ENOG410PNPU;~InterPro:IPR040030,IPR000999,IPR036389;~PFAM:PF14622;~go_component: GO:0005762 - mitochondrial large ribosomal subunit [Evidence IEA];~go_function: GO:0003735 - structural constituent of ribosome [Evidence IEA];~go_function: GO:0004525 - ribonuclease III activity [Evidence IEA];~go_process: GO:0006396 - RNA processing [Evidence IEA];~go_process: GO:0032543 - mitochondrial translation [Evidence IEA]) gives MTSTLLTRAARPACRTLANSSTILSAAQLPPSTTTANTTRGYSTSTETTTTTDTQQPRWAHTPPRAKAPFSLRYNSRRPEYLVNSDPKRLDQFYIRMLGEGGEKVLSEEVKWLAVTHKSFDQGRRGFNDRLAFVGKRIVQLQTSLALVQNPANSAGPVAEDPHGRQPFAHPALEGLNSLSDSTKMLLTGKTKLAQLAQKYDMQNVLRWSPRKPNNLAASGIELVMAHTMYAVIGAIALEKGGHFANKVAQDRILEPLGVKTIA, from the exons ATGACCTCCACACTCCTAACCCGGGCAGCCAGGCCCGCATGCCGCACGCTCGCCAATTCCAGCACGATTCTCTCCGCCGCACAACTCCCAccttccaccaccaccgccaacacCACCCGCGGATACTCGACATCGACAGAGACGACGACCACAACCGACACACAGCAGCCTCGATGGGCACATACCCCGCCCCGCGCAAAGGCGCCGTTCAGTCTGCGGTATAACTCCCGACGGCCCGAGTATCTGGTCAACTCGGATCCGAAGCGGCTGGATCAGTTCTATATTCGCATGTTGGGCGAGGGTGGTGAAAAGGTGCTTTCAGAGGAGGTGAAGTGGCTTGCTGTTACGCATAAGAGCTTTGACCAGGGTCGGAGGGGCTTTAATGATCGGTTGGCTTTTGTTG GCAAGCGCATCGTGCAATTGCAGACCTCGTTGGCTCTGGTTCAGAACCCGGCGAACTCGGCTGGTCCTGTTGCGGAAGACCCCCATGGCCGGCAACCGTTTGCTCACCCGGCGCTAGAGGGGCTGAACAGTCTTTCCGACAGCACGAAGATGCTGCTCACTGGTAAGACGAAGCTGGCGCAGTTGGCACAGAAATACGACATGCAGAATGTTCTCAGGTGGTCGCCGCGAAAG CCCAATAACCTCGCTGCCTCCGGAATCGAACTCGTCATGGCTCACACAATGTACGCGGTTATCGGTGCCATTGCTCTGGAAAAGGGTGGACATTTTGCCAACAAGGTGGCCCAGGATCGGATACTGGAACCCTTGGGGGTGAAGACGATTGCCTAA
- the acoC gene encoding aconitase family protein (COG:E;~EggNog:ENOG410PKD7;~InterPro:IPR001030,IPR036008,IPR015931,IPR011827, IPR015928,IPR000573;~PFAM:PF00330;~go_function: GO:0016836 - hydro-lyase activity [Evidence IEA]) has product MIKTIDEVGATQIWRNDRFWLAADHIVDPRIEHLPKVKALVERSEKAQRDFKLTDYKGKNYTILHTEFVRERAQPGMLLVGSDSHTCSSGAVGCLGIGLGAADVAMSLLNGASWFKVPESIRINIVGEPGFGIGGKDVILHILGQLKRNTVAADRIVEFGGPGAKYLSCDDRFAICNMCTEFGAITGVFIPDSVVQDYINRRKRTLYKSSPLYFQPDNDAQYAESFTVDLTQVQPYIALYPSPDNVIPVKDCSPISFDGVFIGACTTTEEDLILGGLVLQVGLQENLPLKKGKRHVVFGSLPIIKRLRELSITGIYHDAGFQESAPGCSFCVGMGADQAGVGETWLSSQNRNFKNRMGKGSFGNISSAAVVAASSFSMSLVDPSPFLEKVNRSIYKALTRKDTMSRQTDAVLYVEPSILQQSPSQQSVKTDLPMHDTIPGSNEWMITSRVQALGDFIDTDALAPAEYLVECETDEALGQHCMEHTFPEFRSSVKAGRQVIVAGESFGCGSSREEAPRALIGLGVQCVIAKSFAFIYGRNQPTLGLLGITVQDESFYGSATDNTEITINVYGREITIGERKWKFELDNLEIKMLQNKGLAEAYKKFGKNVFNSLCGDGHTEGSSGMEAESIDSSLEW; this is encoded by the exons ATGATAAAAACCATCGATGAAGTTGGTGCCACGCAGATCTGGCGTAACGACCGGTTCTGGTTAGCGGCAGATCACATCGTCGATCCGAGAATTGAGCATCTTCCGAAAGTTAAGGCGTTGGTCGAGAGATCCGAAAAAGCGCAGAGGGATTTCAAGTTGACGGATTATAAGGGGAAGAAT TACACCATCCTCCACACAGAATTCGTGAGAGAAAGAGCCCAACCTGGAATGCTCTTGGTTGGCTCCGATTCACACACCTGCTCCTCCGGAGCCGTGGGCTGTCTTGGAATCGGACTAGGAGCTGCAGATGTAGCGATGTCGTTGCTCAATGGGGCTTCATGGTTCAAGGTCCCAGAGTCGATTAGGATCAATATAGTAGGAGAGCCGGGATTTGGTATTGGAGGAAAGGACGTTATTCTTCATATACTCGGGCAATTGAAAAGGAATACTGTTGCTGCTGATAGGATTGTGGAGTTCGGAGGGCCGGGTGCGAAGTATCTTTCTTGTGATGACCGGTTTGCTATTTGCAATATGTGCACG GAATTTGGCGCCATAACAGGAGTCTTCATACCAGACTCAGTCGTGCAAGACTACATCAACCGCCGAAAACGAACCCTCTACAAGTCCTCACCACTATACTTCCAACCCGACAACGACGCCCAATACGCGGAATCCTTTACCGTCGACCTCACACAAGTCCAACCCTACATCGCCCTCTACCCCTCCCCTGACAACGTCATCCCAGTCAAAGACTGCTCCCCGATCAGTTTCGATGGCGTCTTCATCGGCGCATGCACCACAACTGAGGAAGACCTGATCCTAGGCGGACTAGTCCTACAAGTCGGACTACAGGAGAACTTACCTTTGAAAAAGGGTAAAAGACATGTAGTATTCGGGTCTCTGCCTATTATCAAACGGTTGCGGGAATTGAGTATTACGGGGATTTACCATGATGCTGGTTTTCAGGAATCTGCCCCCGGATGCAGTTTTTGTGTTGGGATGGGGGCTGATCAGGCAGGTGTGGGGGAGACGTGGCTTTCGTCGCAGAATCGAAATTTTAAGAATCGGATGGGCAAGG GGTCGTTCGGCAACATCAGTTCTGCAGCTGTTGTTGCAGCGTCGAGTTTCTCGATGTCACTGGTTGATCCATCGCCGTTTCTCGAGAAAGTCAACAGAAGCATATATAAAGCCCTAACGCGGAAGGATACCATGTCGAGACAGACTGACGCAGTTTTATATGTCGAGCCCAGCATTTTGCAGCAGTCGCCCAGCCAGCAGTCCGTAAAAACAGATCTTCCCATGCACGATACGATACCTGGTAGCAATGAATGGATGATCACAAGCAGAGTCCAGGCTCTCGGGGACTTCATCGACACCGATGCA CTCGCACCAGCCGAATACCTCGTCGAATGCGAAACAGACGAAGCTCTAGGCCAACACTGCATGGAGCATACGTTTCCTGAGTTCCGAAGTTCTGTCAAAGCAGGTCGTCAAGTCATCGTTGCAGGTGAGAGCTTTGGCTGCGGGTCGTCTCGTGAAGAGGCACCTAGGGCTCTTATTG GCCTCGGAGTCCAATGCGTAATCGCTAAGTCCTTCGCCTTCATATACGGTCGTAATCAGCCTACCCTAGGGCTTCTAGGGATTACGGTACAGGACGAGTCATTCTATGGCAGTGCAACGGATAACACTGAAATTACAATTAATGTCTACGGCCGGGAGATTACAATTGGAGAACGAAAGTGGAAGTTCGAGCTCGATAATCTAGAAATCAAGATGCTGCAGAATAAGGGCCTGGCGGAGGCATATAAGAAGTTTGGGAAGAATGTATTTAATAGTTTATGTGGAGATGGACATACGGAAGGGTCGTCGGGGATGGAAGCTGAGTCTATTGATTCTTCGCTGGAGTGGTGA
- the APM1 gene encoding AP-1 complex subunit mu (COG:U;~EggNog:ENOG410PGQF;~InterPro:IPR022775,IPR001392,IPR011012,IPR036168, IPR028565,IPR018240;~PFAM:PF01217,PF00928;~go_component: GO:0030131 - clathrin adaptor complex [Evidence IEA];~go_process: GO:0006886 - intracellular protein transport [Evidence IEA];~go_process: GO:0016192 - vesicle-mediated transport [Evidence IEA]) produces MASALFFLDLKGKTLLARNYRGDIPMSAVEKFPLLLSEAEEESSAVAPCFSHEGINYLYIRHSNLYILALTKRNTNATEILLFLHKIVEVFTEYFKVLEEESIRDNFVIIYELLDEMMDFGYPQTTESKILQEYITQESHKLEVQARPPIAVTNAVSWRSEGIRYRKNEVFLDVVESLNLLVSATGNVLRSEILGAVKMKCYLSGMPELRLGLNDKVMFETTGRATRGKAVEMEDVKFHQCVRLSRFENDRTISFIPPDGEFELMSYRLNTQVKPLIWVECLVESHSGSRIEYMLKAKAQFKRRSTANNVEILVPVPEDADSPRFRTNIGTVHYAPEQSAIIWKIKQFGGGKEFLMRAELGLPSVKGDDEHGGGMTGGFGGSMGGAGSLGKAKRPINVKFEIPYFTTSGIQVRYLKITEPKLQYPSLPWVRYITQSGDIAVRMPDAQ; encoded by the exons ATGGCATCCGCTCTATTCTTCCTAGACTTGAAGGGCAAG ACCCTTCTGGCCCGCAACTACCGTGGAGACATTCCCATGTCCGCAGTCGAGAAattccccctcctcctcagcgaagccgaagaagaaagtTCCGCCGTCGCGCCCTGTTTCTCACATGAAGGGATTAAT TACCTCTATATTCGACACAGCAACCTCTACATCCTTGCTTTGACCAAGCGGAATACCAATGCGACGGaaatcctcctcttcctccacaAGATCGTGGAGGTGTTCACGGAATATTTCAAGgtgctggaggaggaaagtATCCGGGATAACTTTGTCATTATCTACGAATTGCTGGACGAGATGATGGATTTTGGCTACCCACAGACCACGGAGAGCAAGATATTACAAGA GTACATCACGCAAGAATCCCACAAACTTGAAGTCCAAGCCCGCCCCCCAATCGCCGTCACCAACGCCGTCTCTTGGCGAAGCGAAGGAATTCGCTACCGCAAGAACGAAGTCTTCCTTGACGTCGTCGAATCCCTGAACCTCCTCGTCTCCGCAACCGGCAACGTCCTGCGATCAGAGATCCTGGGCGCGGTCAAGATGAAGTGCTATCTGAGTGGGATGCCAGAGTTGCGTCTGGGGTTGAACGACAAGGTTATGTTCGAGACAACGGGGCGCGCTACGAGAGGCAAGGCGGTGGAGATGGAAGACGTCAAGTTCCACCAGTGTGTGCGTCTTTCGAGGTTCGAGAACGATCGCACGATCAGCTTTATCCCGCCAGATGGGGAGTTTGAGCTCATGAGCTACCGGTTGAACACGCAGGTGAAGCCGTTGATCTGGGTGGAGTGCTTGGTGGAATCGCACTCTGGGTCGAGAATTGAATACATGCTCAAG GCCAAAGCCCAATTCAAACGCCGCAGCACCGCTAACAACGTCGAGATCCTCGTCCCCGTCCCTGAAGACGCAGACTCCCCCCGCTTCCGTACAAACATTGGAACCGTGCACTACGCCCCCGAGCAATCCGCCATCATCTGGAAAATCAAGCAATTCGGCGGCGGCAAGGAGTTCCTCATGCGCGCCGAGCTGGGCTTGCCATCCGTCAAGGGCGACGACGAGCACGGCGGCGGTATGACCGGTGGGTTCGGGGGTAGTATGGGTGGAGCGGGATCGTTGGGGAAGGCGAAGAGGCCGATTAATGTGAAGTTTGAGATTCCGTATTTCACGACGAGTGGGATTCAGGTGCGGTATTTGAAGATTACGGAGCCGAAG TTGCAATACCCGTCTTTGCCGTGGGTGCGGTACATTACACAATCGGGTGATATTGCTGTTCGGATGCCTGATGCTCAATAG
- the GTR1 gene encoding Rag GTPase GTR1 (BUSCO:EOG09264IV9;~COG:U;~EggNog:ENOG410PIE6;~InterPro:IPR027417,IPR006762,IPR039397;~PFAM:PF04670,PF00025,PF08477,PF00071,PF01926;~go_function: GO:0005525 - GTP binding [Evidence IEA]), producing the protein MDGRKKKRKVLLMGKSGSGKSSMRSIIFSNYVAKDVRRLGATIDVEHSHVKFMGNLTLNLWDCGGQDAFMETYLASQRGNIFSDVAVLIYVFDIESREVERDLDTYNAIIDALKEHSPHAHVFCLIHKLDLIQAEHRQRIYEERSALIRSRSEHFAIDTFGSSIWDQSLYKAWAGIVHRLIPNLTVIERFLGAFAKKIGAEEVILFERSTFLTVTSVASEIGDMNPIYDRHERLSNIMKAFKHCAARNTHTTPASAGFLVMHTKTPQFNVFLGRFTDNTYIFMVVPPGEAAYNCAVLNTMLAREGFSKAAAAGYGDGFPLPTPETPDGNGVHVHG; encoded by the exons ATGGACGGccgcaagaagaagagaaaggtcCTACTCATGGGGAAGAGTGGCTCGGGCAAGTCGTCGATGCGATCAATTATCTTCAGTAACTACGTCGCCAAAGATGTTCGACGACTGGGCGCTACGATCGATGTCGAGCACAGCCATGTCAAGTTCATGGGGAATCTCACGCTGAATCTTTGGGATTGCGGAGG ACAAGACGCCTTTATGGAAACCTATCTTGCCTCCCAACGCGGCAACATCTTCTCCGACGTCGCCGTCCTAATCTATGTATTCGACATCGAATCCCGCGAAGTCGAACGCGACCTCGACACCTACAACGCCATTATCGACGCCCTGAAAGAACACTCCCCGCACGCCCACGTCTTCTGCCTAATTCACAAGCTCGACCTCATCCAAGCCGAGCACCGCCAACGCATCTACGAGGAACGCTCCGCCCTGATCCGCTCCCGCTCCGAACACTTCGCCATCGACACCTTCGGCAGCAGTATCTGGGACCAATCGCTGTACAAAGCGTGGGCGGGGATCGTGCACCGCCTCATCCCGAACTTAACAGTGATAGAGCGGTTCCTGGGCGCATTCGCAAAGAAGATCGGCGCGGAGGAAGTCATTCTCTTCGAGCGCTCGACATTCCTAACCGTTACGTCGGTCGCGTCTGAGATTGGCGACATGAACCCAATCTACGACCGGCACGAGCGCCTATCCAACATCATGAAAGCATTCAAGCACTGCGCCGCACGCAATACCCACACCACGCCCGCGTCAGCCGGCTTCCTCGTCATGCACACCAAAACGCCCCAGTTCAACGTCTTCCTCGGCCGGTTCACGGATAACACATACATCTTCATGGTCGTGCCGCCGGGCGAGGCGGCGTACAACTGCGCCGTGCTGAACACCATGCTGGCCAGAGAAGGCTTCTCGAAAGCTGCGGCGGCGGGGTATGGGGACGGTTTTCCGCTGCCGACGCCGGAGACTCCGGATGGGAATGGGGTGCATGTGCATGGTTGA